From Cellulomonas oligotrophica, a single genomic window includes:
- a CDS encoding GNAT family N-acetyltransferase: protein MPAVAAPAVLRPFHPSDLAGMYRVCLRTGDAGGDATRLYRQPELLGHLYAGPYPVADPGLTFVVVDEQGVGGYVVGTADTARFDDWLEEHWWPPLRAAHPRVGDPGDGTQDHVLVERIHAWERVVPPEGFPAHLHVDLLPHLQGQGWGRRLIGALADALRERGVPGLHLGVSAANTSAIAFYERLGFTTETAYPWGRRMVLPLR, encoded by the coding sequence GTGCCCGCCGTCGCCGCACCCGCCGTCCTGCGCCCGTTCCACCCGTCCGACCTGGCCGGGATGTACCGGGTGTGCCTGCGCACCGGGGACGCCGGGGGCGACGCGACCCGGCTGTACCGGCAGCCCGAGCTGCTGGGGCACCTGTACGCCGGGCCGTACCCGGTGGCGGACCCGGGGCTCACGTTCGTGGTGGTCGACGAGCAGGGGGTCGGCGGGTACGTCGTCGGCACGGCCGACACCGCCCGCTTCGACGACTGGCTGGAGGAGCACTGGTGGCCGCCGCTGCGGGCCGCGCACCCCCGGGTCGGCGACCCGGGGGACGGGACGCAGGACCACGTGCTCGTCGAGCGCATCCACGCCTGGGAGCGCGTCGTCCCGCCGGAGGGGTTCCCCGCGCACCTGCACGTCGACCTGCTGCCGCACCTGCAGGGGCAGGGCTGGGGACGCCGGCTGATCGGCGCGCTCGCGGACGCGCTGCGCGAGCGGGGCGTGCCGGGGCTGCACCTGGGCGTCTCGGCGGCCAACACCTCGGCCATCGCGTTCTACGAGCGGCTGGGGTTCACCACCGAGACCGCGTACCCGTGGGGTCGGCGGATGGTCCTGCCCCTGCGCTGA
- a CDS encoding HEPN domain-containing protein produces MREDALKHLSKAREFLDAADLELHMELHTAAASSAVLAGINAKDAICLRLTGRTGKSDDHRAAVPELAAAGPSGKALESTFRRLLGLKTAAQYQAAPISRTDATKAVEWATRMVDAARDATHS; encoded by the coding sequence GTGCGGGAGGACGCCCTCAAGCACCTGTCGAAGGCACGGGAGTTCCTCGACGCCGCCGACCTCGAGCTCCACATGGAGCTCCACACCGCCGCAGCGTCGTCCGCCGTGCTGGCCGGGATCAACGCCAAGGATGCGATCTGCCTGCGGCTGACCGGCCGCACGGGCAAGTCGGACGACCACCGGGCGGCCGTGCCGGAGCTCGCGGCGGCCGGCCCGTCCGGCAAGGCGTTGGAGTCGACGTTCCGCCGGCTCCTCGGGCTCAAGACCGCGGCCCAGTACCAGGCCGCGCCGATCAGCCGGACGGACGCCACGAAGGCTGTCGAGTGGGCGACACGCATGGTCGACGCCGCGAGGGATGCCACGCACAGCTGA
- a CDS encoding ABC transporter ATP-binding protein, with protein MPSTTPVVDVHELSKSFGRVRALDRLDLRVEAGEVHGFLGPNGAGKSTTLRVLLGLIRADQGTARLLGGDAWDDAVALHRRLAYVPGDVTLWPNLTGGEAIDVLTGLRGGADPRRRAQMLERFDLDPTRKARTYSKGNRQKVALVAALASDAELLVLDEPTSGLDPLMELVFQECVREAAAAGRTVLLSSHILAEVERLCDRVTIIRDGRAVLDGSLTELRTLHRTAVTAVTPADGIASLPGVHDVRHDGERVHLQVDDDALPALLAHLARTGARGLTATPPSLEELFVSQYGTTGADR; from the coding sequence ATGCCCAGCACCACGCCCGTCGTCGACGTCCACGAGCTGTCCAAGAGCTTCGGTCGCGTCCGCGCCCTCGACCGCCTCGACCTGCGGGTCGAGGCCGGTGAGGTGCACGGCTTCCTCGGCCCCAACGGGGCCGGCAAGTCCACCACCCTGCGCGTGCTGCTCGGCCTGATCCGCGCCGACCAGGGCACCGCACGCCTGCTGGGCGGCGACGCCTGGGACGACGCGGTCGCGCTGCACCGGCGCCTGGCCTACGTGCCCGGCGACGTCACGCTGTGGCCCAACCTCACCGGCGGCGAGGCGATCGACGTGCTCACCGGTCTGCGCGGCGGGGCGGACCCGCGCCGGCGCGCGCAGATGCTCGAGCGCTTCGACCTCGACCCGACCCGCAAGGCGCGCACGTACTCCAAGGGCAACCGGCAGAAGGTCGCCCTCGTCGCGGCGCTCGCCTCGGACGCGGAACTGCTCGTGCTCGACGAGCCGACGTCCGGCCTGGACCCGCTCATGGAGCTCGTGTTCCAGGAGTGCGTGCGCGAGGCGGCGGCAGCAGGCCGCACCGTGCTGCTGTCGAGCCACATCCTCGCGGAGGTGGAGCGCCTCTGCGACCGCGTGACGATCATCCGCGACGGGCGGGCGGTGCTCGACGGGTCGCTGACCGAGCTGCGGACCCTGCACCGCACGGCCGTCACCGCCGTGACGCCGGCTGACGGCATCGCGTCGCTGCCGGGGGTCCACGACGTGCGCCACGACGGCGAGCGCGTGCACCTGCAGGTCGACGACGACGCGCTGCCGGCGCTGCTCGCGCACCTGGCCCGCACCGGTGCGCGCGGGCTGACGGCGACGCCGCCGTCGCTCGAGGAGCTCTTCGTCTCGCAGTACGGCACGACAGGTGCGGACCGGTGA
- a CDS encoding nucleotidyltransferase domain-containing protein, with amino-acid sequence MSSHRRRHTFRRAWQADVVVRHAPREPDDLEPGRGLHDAEVVEPGRDLQHADRAHSDSREYYFARVSHEVLEGAEMDVAHPLTAVLPSAHGPVLAVLASTTRPLTGRAIAELTQPHVSQSRVARILRELVDAGVVNREPAGSAALFTLNREHLAAPAVEALVSLRTLLWERIAAHVGGWTHPPTGVIVFGSTARGDGDANSDIDLLVIRPADIDDGDEHWQADLTDLAASVTRWTGNPCEIVDRSTSDLRTMSADGERLLAEIRRDGRAVVGSVALVPAPEAA; translated from the coding sequence TTGTCGTCGCACCGACGACGGCACACCTTCCGGCGCGCGTGGCAGGCCGACGTGGTGGTGCGCCACGCGCCACGCGAGCCGGACGACCTGGAGCCCGGTCGAGGACTCCACGACGCCGAGGTGGTCGAGCCCGGCCGAGATCTGCAGCACGCCGATCGCGCCCACTCAGACTCACGTGAGTACTATTTTGCTCGCGTGAGTCATGAAGTACTCGAAGGGGCCGAGATGGATGTCGCACACCCGCTGACCGCAGTACTGCCGTCAGCCCACGGCCCCGTGCTCGCCGTCCTGGCGTCCACGACGAGGCCCCTGACGGGCCGCGCGATCGCCGAGCTCACACAGCCCCACGTCTCACAGTCCCGAGTCGCCCGCATCCTCCGTGAGCTGGTGGACGCGGGGGTCGTGAACCGGGAACCCGCGGGCTCGGCAGCGCTCTTCACCCTGAACAGGGAGCACCTCGCCGCGCCCGCGGTCGAGGCACTCGTCTCGCTCCGGACGCTGCTCTGGGAGCGGATCGCCGCACACGTGGGCGGCTGGACGCACCCGCCGACGGGTGTGATCGTGTTCGGCTCCACCGCCCGAGGCGACGGTGACGCGAACAGCGACATCGATCTCCTGGTGATCCGCCCCGCGGACATCGACGACGGAGACGAGCACTGGCAAGCAGACCTGACGGACCTGGCCGCGTCCGTCACGCGATGGACGGGCAACCCCTGCGAGATCGTCGACCGCTCGACGTCCGACCTGCGGACCATGTCCGCCGACGGCGAGCGGCTGCTCGCCGAGATCCGACGCGACGGCCGCGCGGTCGTCGGCTCCGTCGCCCTGGTCCCTGCTCCCGAGGCCGCCTGA
- a CDS encoding ABC transporter permease, protein MTAATHARTAPAAPAPAAPRPSTLTGTGRLLRLALRRDRVRIPVWVVSIAGLVGYFAVAIPVAYPDAAARQTRAAIMRDPSGALLSGPGYGLDDYTMGAMVTNEMLGMLAVAAALMSAFLVVRHTRAEEEIGRTDLVRAGVAGRHAPLAAGVLDALVANAAVALALVGALVGTGLAVDGSVAVALGVAGVGVVFTGVAAVTAQVASTARAATGSAGALVGLAFLLRGVGDAQQTGGSALSWASPIGWAQQTRAFVDLRWWPLALHALLAVLLLVGAWALVGRRDVGAGLLTVRPGRGAAAAWLRTPLGLTARLERTATISWAAGLGVFGLLTGSMSPGIVDSFAAQPELATVFGASGDDLLRGTLSAFLGFFAMAVAVFAVVTVHRLGREESWGRAAVVLASAVGRPRWLLAHVGVALGGGTVLLLVCGVTLGVGAAGSVGDAGLVVDLTLAALVHLPTVALFTVLAAAVHGAGLPSWTTWAALVASIVVGLYGPLLDLPAAVLDAAPFGLVPALPAEAFELAPVLGVGAGAAALLGVALVLHRRRDLRA, encoded by the coding sequence GTGACCGCCGCGACGCACGCCCGCACGGCCCCCGCCGCACCGGCGCCGGCCGCCCCGCGCCCGTCCACCCTGACCGGCACGGGCCGGCTGCTGCGGCTCGCGCTGCGGCGCGACCGGGTGCGCATCCCCGTGTGGGTGGTGTCGATCGCGGGCCTGGTCGGGTACTTCGCGGTGGCGATCCCCGTGGCGTACCCCGACGCGGCCGCGCGCCAGACGCGGGCGGCGATCATGCGCGACCCGTCCGGCGCGCTGCTGTCGGGCCCCGGCTACGGGCTCGACGACTACACGATGGGCGCGATGGTCACCAACGAGATGCTCGGCATGCTCGCGGTGGCCGCGGCACTCATGTCGGCGTTCCTCGTGGTGCGGCACACCCGCGCGGAGGAGGAGATCGGCCGCACCGACCTGGTCCGCGCGGGCGTGGCGGGCCGGCACGCTCCCCTGGCCGCCGGCGTGCTCGACGCGCTGGTCGCGAACGCCGCGGTGGCGCTGGCCCTGGTCGGCGCACTCGTGGGGACCGGGCTGGCGGTCGACGGGTCGGTGGCCGTGGCCCTGGGCGTGGCCGGCGTGGGCGTCGTCTTCACCGGCGTCGCCGCGGTGACCGCGCAGGTGGCGAGCACCGCACGGGCCGCCACCGGCTCGGCCGGCGCCCTCGTGGGGCTGGCGTTCCTCCTGCGCGGCGTCGGGGACGCGCAGCAGACCGGGGGCAGCGCGCTGTCGTGGGCGTCGCCGATCGGGTGGGCGCAGCAGACCCGGGCGTTCGTCGACCTGCGCTGGTGGCCGCTGGCGCTGCACGCGCTGCTGGCGGTCCTCCTCCTCGTCGGCGCGTGGGCGCTCGTCGGGCGTCGCGACGTCGGCGCGGGCCTGCTGACCGTGCGACCCGGGCGTGGCGCTGCCGCGGCCTGGCTGCGCACCCCGCTCGGCCTCACCGCCCGCCTGGAGCGCACCGCGACGATCTCCTGGGCGGCCGGGCTGGGCGTCTTCGGCCTGCTCACCGGCTCGATGTCGCCGGGGATCGTCGACTCGTTCGCCGCGCAGCCCGAGCTCGCGACCGTCTTCGGGGCGTCCGGGGACGACCTGCTGCGCGGCACGCTGTCGGCGTTCCTCGGCTTCTTCGCCATGGCCGTGGCCGTGTTCGCGGTGGTGACCGTGCACCGGCTGGGGCGCGAGGAGTCGTGGGGGCGCGCGGCCGTGGTGCTCGCGTCGGCGGTGGGCCGCCCGCGGTGGCTGCTGGCGCACGTCGGCGTCGCGCTGGGCGGCGGCACCGTGCTGCTGCTGGTGTGCGGCGTCACCCTGGGCGTCGGGGCGGCCGGGTCCGTCGGGGACGCCGGGCTCGTCGTCGACCTCACCCTGGCCGCGCTGGTCCACCTGCCGACGGTGGCGCTGTTCACGGTGCTGGCCGCGGCGGTGCACGGCGCGGGGCTGCCGTCGTGGACGACGTGGGCGGCGCTCGTCGCGTCGATCGTCGTGGGGCTGTACGGCCCGCTGCTCGACCTGCCGGCCGCGGTGCTCGACGCCGCGCCCTTCGGGCTGGTGCCCGCGCTGCCCGCGGAGGCCTTCGAGCTCGCACCGGTGCTGGGCGTGGGCGCCGGTGCCGCCGCGCTGCTGGGCGTGGCGCTGGTGCTGCACCGCCGCCGCGACCTGCGGGCCTGA
- a CDS encoding ABC transporter ATP-binding protein encodes MTSRLRADRVTLRYDERVVAADLTVHVPDDSFTVVVGPNACGKSTLLRALARLLRPAGGEVFLDDAPIRSRPAKETSRRLAMLPQAPTAPDGITVVDLVARGRFPHQGLLRQWSVQDEEAVRRAMAATGVTDLADRPAGELSGGQRQRVWLAMVLAQDTSILLLDEPTTFLDVAHQIEVLDLCRDLHEDQGRTVVAVLHDLNHAARYATHLVAMRDGRVVAQGPPHEVVTAERVEEVFGLPCRVVEDPVTGAPLVLPLDRRRTRTVSAGAGPSADPTGTRSRW; translated from the coding sequence ATGACCTCCCGCCTGCGCGCCGATCGCGTCACGCTCCGCTACGACGAGCGCGTCGTGGCCGCCGACCTCACCGTGCACGTGCCCGACGACTCCTTCACCGTCGTCGTCGGCCCCAACGCCTGCGGGAAGTCCACGCTGCTGCGCGCCCTGGCCCGGCTGCTGCGCCCGGCCGGCGGCGAGGTGTTCCTCGACGACGCCCCGATCCGCTCGCGTCCCGCCAAGGAGACGTCGCGCCGGCTCGCGATGCTCCCCCAGGCACCGACAGCGCCCGACGGCATCACCGTCGTCGACCTCGTGGCCCGCGGCCGCTTCCCCCACCAGGGGCTGCTGCGGCAGTGGTCGGTGCAGGACGAGGAGGCCGTGCGGCGCGCGATGGCCGCGACCGGCGTCACCGACCTCGCCGACCGCCCGGCGGGCGAGCTGTCCGGCGGGCAGCGCCAGCGCGTGTGGCTCGCGATGGTCCTCGCGCAGGACACCAGCATCCTGCTGCTCGACGAGCCGACGACGTTCCTCGACGTCGCCCACCAGATCGAGGTCCTCGACCTGTGCCGCGACCTGCACGAGGACCAGGGGCGCACCGTCGTCGCCGTGCTCCACGACCTCAACCACGCCGCCCGCTACGCGACGCACCTCGTCGCGATGCGCGACGGCCGGGTCGTCGCGCAGGGTCCGCCGCACGAGGTCGTCACCGCCGAGCGCGTCGAGGAGGTCTTCGGCCTGCCCTGCCGGGTCGTCGAGGACCCCGTGACGGGCGCACCGCTCGTCCTGCCCCTCGACAGACGCCGCACCCGCACCGTCAGCGCAGGGGCAGGACCATCCGCCGACCCCACGGGTACGCGGTCTCGGTGGTGA
- a CDS encoding PASTA domain-containing protein, translating to MRSALVRSSVVLATVALTLTACAGAPPSTTTTSAAQAGAGVESAAAEPSVEPTPEPTSADPADVSADDLEIADGGESGTLDVPSYTNILLTTARASLELRGFTVEAVDASGQSRMVDQEDQWVVVAQDPPAGVVVEGSFVVLNVMHRDEVNG from the coding sequence ATGCGCTCTGCCCTCGTCCGTTCGTCCGTCGTGCTCGCCACGGTCGCCCTCACGCTCACCGCCTGCGCCGGCGCGCCGCCGAGCACCACGACCACGTCCGCCGCCCAGGCAGGTGCGGGCGTGGAGTCCGCCGCCGCCGAGCCGAGCGTCGAGCCGACGCCGGAGCCCACGAGCGCAGACCCGGCCGACGTCTCCGCCGACGACCTGGAGATCGCCGACGGGGGCGAGTCCGGCACGCTCGACGTGCCGTCGTACACGAACATCCTGCTGACCACGGCGCGCGCGAGCCTGGAGCTGCGGGGCTTCACGGTCGAGGCGGTCGACGCGTCGGGCCAGTCGCGGATGGTCGACCAGGAGGACCAGTGGGTCGTCGTCGCGCAGGACCCGCCGGCCGGCGTCGTCGTCGAGGGCTCGTTCGTGGTGCTGAACGTGATGCACCGTGACGAGGTCAACGGCTGA
- a CDS encoding TetR/AcrR family transcriptional regulator yields MRSATSSSPRPDDLTARARIRDAAIARFGRDGFGVGLRTIAQDAGVSAPLVLHHFGSKDGLRAACDEHVLATVKEHKADALGPSGPDHLLVELAQVEGYAPLVAYVLRSIQHGGDLARTFLDAFVADAEAYLRAGVAAGTIRPSRDEAARARWLTLQGLGGMLVALAVDPLDDPAGLGPRLRAYLDSLALPALELYTEGLMTDRRMLDAYLMYVTDPPAGTPGPTPPGDPTP; encoded by the coding sequence ATGCGGTCAGCAACGTCGTCGTCGCCCCGCCCGGACGACCTCACCGCCCGGGCCCGGATCCGCGACGCCGCGATCGCGCGGTTCGGCCGCGACGGCTTCGGCGTGGGTCTGCGCACGATCGCCCAGGACGCCGGGGTCAGCGCCCCGCTGGTGCTGCACCACTTCGGGTCCAAGGACGGGCTGCGCGCCGCCTGCGACGAGCACGTGCTGGCCACCGTCAAGGAGCACAAGGCCGACGCCCTCGGCCCGTCCGGGCCCGACCACCTGCTCGTCGAGCTGGCGCAGGTCGAGGGCTACGCGCCGCTCGTGGCGTACGTGCTGCGCAGCATCCAGCACGGCGGCGACCTGGCCCGCACGTTCCTCGACGCCTTCGTCGCCGACGCCGAGGCGTACCTGCGCGCCGGTGTCGCCGCGGGCACGATCCGCCCTAGCCGCGACGAGGCGGCCCGCGCCCGGTGGCTGACGCTGCAGGGCCTGGGCGGGATGCTCGTGGCGCTGGCCGTCGACCCGCTCGACGACCCCGCCGGGCTCGGCCCCCGCCTGCGCGCCTACCTCGACAGCCTCGCGCTGCCCGCCCTCGAGCTCTACACCGAGGGCCTGATGACCGACCGTCGCATGCTCGACGCCTACCTCATGTACGTCACGGACCCGCCCGCCGGCACGCCCGGCCCCACCCCACCCGGAGACCCCACGCCCTGA